In the genome of Triticum urartu cultivar G1812 chromosome 5, Tu2.1, whole genome shotgun sequence, one region contains:
- the LOC125556005 gene encoding uncharacterized protein LOC125556005 has translation MAMAGSSTTLPPPPQQKAVDVLPVDSLRNILRRLSLADLLRAALACHRWRRVAARCLPRTAPLLGHFFHPTATGLPPPLHSASKDIVIEAPAVFAPLDASAPNLSLDFAPEASRFVLHDCHQGLLLLEPLASLPKGILPRLLVIDPATRRRVLLPPPPRDTVPDDQRWRSCRHYVGSGLLSRAHPSKLCFEVVCISIDGGHPRAWVASVDDGQCRWRALPRATEVEVSFDPWWFESRCVHAAGKLYWHICNSGRVLSLDPSTLHFSYLLAPKEMPRFGKFRIGETPDDGRLCIATVEDQLLRVWVRGETRWSDDGWYLEREMNLTKVYDTVPGLPKDKCLRIFSVWLSDMDAGRTGKLFIRTMGYGRYSLHLDTAKIERMHTKHGKEYGHPMCAYFLAWPPAFLAPDN, from the coding sequence ATGGCCATGGCCGGATCGTCCACCaccctccctccgccgccgcagCAGAAGGCGGTCGATGTCCTCCCCGTGGACAGCCTCCGCAACATTCTCCGTCGCCTCTCCCTCGCCGACCTTCTCCGTGCCGCCCTCGCCTGCCACCGCTGGCGCCGCGTCGCCGCACGCTGCCTCCCCCGCACCGCTCCTCTCCTCGGCCACTTCTTCCACCCCACCGCCACCGGTTTGCCGCCGCCCCTGCACTCGGCATCCAAGGACATCGTCATCGAGGCCCCCGCCGTCTTCGCTCCCCTCGACGCCTCCGCACCGAACCTCTCCCTCGACTTCGCTCCGGAGGCCTCCCGCTTCGTGCTCCACGACTGCCACCAAGGCCTGCTGCTTCTCGAACCGCTCGCGTCGCTTCCCAAGGGGATCCTCCCACGCCTCCTCGTCATCGACCCGGCCACCCGCCGCCGCGtgctcctcccgccgccgccgcgcgacACGGTGCCCGACGACCAGCGCTGGCGCAGCTGCAGGCACTACGTCGGCTCCGGGCTTCTCTCCCGCGCGCACCCGAGCAAGCTCTGCTTCGAGGTCGTCTGCATCTCCATCGACGGCGGGCACCCCCGCGCCTGGGTCGCGTCCGTCGACGACGGCCAGTGCCGCTGGCGCGCGCTCCCGCGGGCCACGGAGGTGGAGGTCAGCTTCGACCCCTGGTGGTTCGAGTCGCGCTGCGTGCACGCCGCCGGGAAGCTCTACTGGCACATCTGCAACTCCGGCCGCGTGCTCTCGCTGGACCCTTCCACACTGCACTTCTCTTACCTGCTGGCGCCGAAGGAGATGCCCAGGTTCGGCAAGTTCCGCATCGGGGAGACGCCGGACGACGGGCGGCTGTGCATCGCGACCGTGGAGGACCAGCTGCTGCGGGTGTGGGTGCGTGGGGAGACCAGGTGGAGCGACGATGGGTGGTATCTGGAGAGGGAGATGAATCTCACCAAGGTGTACGACACGGTGCCGGGCCTGCCCAAGGACAAGTGCCTCAGGATCTTCAGTGTTTGGCTCAGCGACATGGACGCGGGGCGTACCGGCAAGCTGTTCATCAGAACGATGGGGTATGGGCGCTACTCCTTACATCTGGACACCGCCAAGATCGAGCGCATGCACACCAAACATGGCAAGGAGTACGGCCACCCGATGTGCGCCTACTTCCTCGCGTGGCCGCCTGCCTTCCTCGCTCCAGACAACTGA